The Pangasianodon hypophthalmus isolate fPanHyp1 chromosome 2, fPanHyp1.pri, whole genome shotgun sequence genome window below encodes:
- the lrrc8db gene encoding leucine rich repeat containing 8 VRAC subunit Db produces the protein MFTLTEVASLNDIQPTYRILKPWWDVFMDYLGIVMLMVAIFAGTMQLTKDQVVCLPVLDSWEESVTTQKPPETASGLGTGGNRVTLAAAPLASKDQPDTVVHQLHFSQPAAIIHPQPTGVKTNMDFQQYVFVNQMCYHIALPWYSKYFPYLALIHTIILMVSSNFWFKYPKTSSKIEHFVSILGKCFESPWTTKALSETACEDSEENKQRMTGGLPLPKHLSTSSEEGSPSPSTPMLGKSSVKFSTEKPVIEVPSMTILDKKDGEQAKALFEKVRKFRVHVEDSDLIYKLYVAQTVIKTVKFILILCYTTTFVAYIDFEHDCQPDVKHLTGYTKFQCTHNMAFMLKKLLISYIAIICVYGLVCIHTLFWLFRRPLKEYSFEKVREESSFSDIPDVKNDFAFLLHMVDQYDQLYSKRFGVFLSEVSENKLREISLNHEWTFEKLRQHVTRNVQDKLELHLFMLSGVPDAVFDLTDLEILKLELIPEARITAKISQMINLQELHLYHCPAKVEQTAFSFLRDHLRCLHVKFTDVAEIPQWVYLLKNLRELYLVGNLNSENNKMIGLESLRDLRHLKVLHLKSNLTKVPTNITDLAPHLVKLVVHNDGTKLLVLNSLKKMMNLADLELHNCELERIPHAIFSLINLQELDLKSNNIRTIEEVISFQHLKRLTCLKLWHNKIITIPLSIGQVKNLESLYLSHNKLESLPAPLFSLPKLRYLDLSHNSIVVIPIEVGFLQNLQHFAITGNKVEVVPKHLFKCTKLRTLCLGQNCISSLPEKIGQLVQLIHLELKGNCLDRLPAQLGQCRLLRRSGLIVEDHLFDSLPIEVKDSINQESNATYANGM, from the coding sequence ATGTTCACCCTCACAGAAGTTGCCTCTCTGAACGACATCCAGCCAACCTATCGAATTCTGAAACCATGGTGGGATGTGTTCATGGATTATTTGGGCATTGTAATGCTCATGGTGGCAATATTTGCTGGGACGATGCAGTTAACCAAAGACCAGGTTGTTTGCTTGCCTGTTCTGGATTCGTGGGAAGAGTCCGTCACCACACAGAAGCCACCAGAAACAGCTTCTGGCCTCGGGACAGGAGGAAACAGAGTGACATTAGCAGCTGCGCCTTTAGCAAGCAAAGACCAGCCTGACACAGTTGTCCACCAGCTGCATTTCTCTCAGCCAGCTGCAATCATACATCCTCAGCCAACAGGTGTGAAAACAAACATGGACTTTCAGCAGTATGTCTTTGTCAACCAGATGTGCTACCATATTGCCCTCCCCTGGTATTCCAAATACTTTCCCTATCTTGCTCTCATTCACACAATTATTCTCATGGTCAGCAGCAACTTTTGGTTCAAGTATCCAAAGACAAGTTCAAAAATTGAGCATTTTGTGTCAATTTTGGGGAAGTGTTTTGAGTCCCCATGGACCACTAAAGCATTGTCTGAGACAGCTTGCGAAGACTCAGAGGAGAATAAGCAAAGAATGACCGGAGGCCTCCCATTACCAAAGCATTTATCCACCAGCAGTGAGGAGGGGAGTCCAAGCCCATCCACACCAATGCTGGGAAAATCCAGTGTTAAATTTTCTACTGAAAAGCCTGTAATTGAAGTTCCAAGCATGACCATATTGGACAAGAAAGATGGCGAGCAAGCCAAGGCCCTTTTTGAAAAAGTGAGAAAGTTTCGTGTGCACGTTGAGGACAGTGACTTAATCTACAAACTATATGTTGCTCAAACTGTAATTAAGACAGTCAAGTTCATTTTGATCTTGTGTTACACAACAACATTTGTTGCATACATTGATTTTGAGCATGATTGTCAACCTGATGTTAAGCATTTAACTGGCTACACCAAATTCCAGTGTACTCATAATATGGCATTCATGTTGAAAAAGCTGCTCATTAGCTACATTGCCATCATTTGTGTTTATGGCTTGGTatgcattcacacacttttttgGTTATTCAGGCGGCCTCTGAAGGAGTACTCATTtgagaaggtgagagaggaGAGCAGCTTTAGTGACATACCAGATGTAAAGAATGACTTTGCATTCCTCTTGCACATGGTAGACCAATATGACCAGTTATACTCTAAACGCTTTGGTGTCTTTCTCTCAGAGGTCAGTGAAAACAAACTGCGGGAAATTAGCTTGAATCATGAGTGGACATTTGAGAAGCTACGGCAGCATGTGACACGGAATGTGCAAGATAAGTTGGAGCTTCATTTGTTTATGCTCTCAGGTGTTCCTGATGCAGTGTTTGACCTCACTGACCTTGAGATATTGAAGCTTGAGCTAATCCCTGAAGCACGGATAACAGCAAAGATTTCCCAGATGATCAACCTTCAGGAACTGCATTTATATCACTGCCCTGCCAAAGTTGAGCAGACTGCATTCAGTTTTCTCCGTGATCACCTACGGTGCCTTCATGTCAAGTTTACAGATGTTGCAGAGATACCCCAATGGGTTTACTTGTTGAAGAACTTGAGGGAACTCTACTTGGTGGGAAACCTGAACTCTGAAAATAACAAGATGATTGGCTTGGAATCCCTCAGGGATCTGAGGCATCTGAAAGTGCTACATCTGAAGAGCAACCTTACTAAGGTCCCAACAAACATAACAGACTTAGCCCCCCATCTGGTCAAACTCGTGGTACACAATGATGGTACTAAGCTCTTGGTATTGAATAGTTTGAAAAAGATGATGAACCTTGCTGATCTTGAGCTGCATAATTGTGAACTGGAAAGGATACCACATGCCATTTTTAGTTTGATAAATCTACAGGAGCTAGACTTGAAATCCAACAATATTCGCACTATTGAGGAGGTTATCAGCTTCCAACACCTAAAAAGGCTTACCTGCCTCAAACTTTGGCACAACAAGATCATCACCATTCCACTGTCCATAGGTCAAGTAAAGAACCTTGAGTCCCTTTATCTTTCTCACAACAAACTAGAGTCCTTGCCTGCACCTTTGTTTAGTTTACCTAAGCTAAGATATTTGGACTTAAGTCACAACTCCATTGTGGTGATTCCAATAGAGGTAGGATTCCTGCAGAACCTCCAGCACTTTGCCATCACAGGAAACAAGGTGGAAGTGGTGCCCAAGCACCTGTTCAAATGCACCAAGCTGCGTACACTGTGCTTGGGCCAAAATTGTATTTCTTCCCTGCCAGAGAAAATTGGCCAGCTGGTGCAGCTGATCCATCTAGAGTTAAAGGGAAACTGTCTGGACCGCCTTCCAGCCCAGCTTGGACAGTGCAGACTCTTGCGTCGAAGTGGTCTGATTGTGGAGGATCACCTATTTGACTCTCTGCCGATAGAGGTCAAAGACAGCATTAATCAGGAAAGCAATGCTACGTATGCTAATGGAATGTAG
- the lrrc8c gene encoding volume-regulated anion channel subunit LRRC8C isoform X1 produces MMKMIPVTEFRQFSEQQPAFRVLKPWWDVFAEYLSVVMLMIGVFGCTLQVMQDKIICLPQRVSAPNQTVPSLNQTELTRDPTNSSLPPVSPVPVSYEMKGLKTNLDLQQYSFVNQLCYEKALHWYAKYFPYLVLIHTLVFMACSNFWFKFPGSSSKIEHFISILGKCFDSPWTTRALSEVSGESPEEKDHKKNSASRSNLNTSTGEGNLEKTQSLRSIPERIVVDKPTASALDKKEGEQAKALFEKVKKFRLHVEEGDLLYLMYVRQTVIKVIKFVLIVAYNSVLVSKVRITVQCEADVENMTGYKKFLCNHTMAHLFSKLCYCYLCFVIVYGLTCLYTSYWLFYRSLKEYSFEYVRQETGIDDIPDVKNDFAFMLHMIDQYDPLYSKRFAVFLSEVSENKLKQLNLNHEWTVEKLRQKLQTNASDRLELQLFMLSGLPDTVFEVIELQSLKLEIINNVTIPAAISQLEDLQELSLHQCTLKIHTGALSFLKENLKVLRVKFDDNRELPLWLYSLRNLEELHLIGSLSPDASKNITLDSLRDLKSLKTLTLKSNLTKIPQSVVDVSSHLQRLYVHNDGTKLVMLNNLKKMVHLIELELVHCDLERIPHAIFSLTHLQELDLKENSLRSVEEIISFQHLRKLTCLKLWHNAITHIPEHIKKLSSLERLYFSHNKIEILPSHLFLCNKLRHLDLSHNDISFIPPEVGVLQSLQYFSLSSNKIENLPDELFFCKKLKTLKLGRNMLSVLSPKISYLASLTYLELKGNHFEVLPAELGCCQALKRSGLVVEDTLFDTLPSEVRDNMKAE; encoded by the exons GAAAATGATTCCGGTCACGGAATTCCGTCAGTTCTCAGAACAGCAGCCGGCGTTCCGAGTCCTAAAGCCATGGTGGGATGTCTTCGCCGAATATCTCTCTGTGGTCATGCTCATGATTGGCGTGTTTGGCTGCACGCTGCAG GTAATGCAGGACAAAATCATATGTCTTCCTCAAAGGGTGTCTGCCCCAAACCAAACGGTGCCTTCACTGAATCAGACGGAGCTCACAAGGGATCCAACCAATTCCTCTCTTCCCCCTGTCTCCCCAGTGCCTGTATCCTATGAGATGAAGGGACTCAAAACCAATTTGGATCTGCAGCAGTACAGCTTTGTAAATCAACTGTGCTATGAAAAAGCTCTGCATTGGTATGCCAAGTATTTTCCTTACCTGGTGCTCATACATACCCTTGTATTCATGGCGTGCAGTAATTTCTGGTTCAAATTCCCTGGCTCAAGCTCAAAAATTGAGCACTTCATCTCCATATTGGGCAAATGTTTTGATTCTCCATGGACTACGAGGGCTTTGTCTGAGGTGTCAGGAGAGAGTCCGGAGGAGAAAGACCACAAAAAGAACAGTGCAAGTAGATCAAACCTTAATACTTCCACTGGGGAGGGTAATCTGGAGAAGACCCAATCGCTGAGATCTATTCCTGAAAGGATCGTAGTGGACAAACCAACAGCGAGTGCACTTGACAAGAAGGAAGGAGAGCAAGCCAAAGCGCTGTTTGAGAAGGTAAAAAAGTTCCGACTTCACGTGGAGGAAGGGGATTTGTTGTATCTCATGTATGTTCGACAGACTGTAATTAAAGTGATCAAGTTTGTTCTTATAGTAGCCTACAACAGTGTTCTGGTGTCGAAGGTTAGAATTACAGTTCAGTGTGAAGCAGACGTAGAGAATATGACGGGCTACAAAAAATTTTTGTGCAATCACACCATGGCCCATCTCTTCTCCAAGCTCTGCTACTGCTATTTGTGTTTTGTAATTGTCTATGGATTAACATGCCTTTATACATCATACTGGCTTTTCTACCGTTCTCTGAAAGAGTACTCTTTTGAATACGTGCGGCAGGAGACTGGAATTGACGACATCCCGgatgtgaaaaatgattttgCTTTTATGTTGCACATGATTGACCAATATGATCCACTGTATTCCAAGAGGTTTGCAGTGTTTCTGTCTGAGGTGAGTGAAAACAAGCTAAAACAACTCAATCTGAACCATGAGTGGACAGTAGAAAAACTTCGCCAAAAGCTACAGACCAATGCCAGTGACCGACTGGAGCTTCAGCTCTTCATGCTCTCAGGGCTTCCAGATACAGTCTTCGAGGTCATTGAGCTGCAATCCTTGAAATTGgagattataaataatgtcacaaTCCCTGCAGCCATTTCCCAGCTAGAAGATCTTCAGGAGCTTTCTCTGCACCAGTGCACACTCAAAATCCACACAGGGGCCCTCTCTTTCCTGAAAGAAAACCTTAAAGTTCTGCGTGTGAAGTTTGATGACAACCGTGAGCTTCCTCTGTGGCTCTACAGTCTTCGGAACTTAGAGGAACTCCATCTAATCGGATCTCTGAGTCCAGATGCATCAAAGAACATAACCCTGGACTCTTTACGTGACCTCAAGTCCCTTAAGACCTTGACACTCAAAAGCAACCTTACGAAGATCCCCCAGTCAGTTGTGGATGTGTCCAGCCACCTGCAGCGTCTGTATGTGCACAATGACGGCACCAAGCTGGTCATGCTGAACAACCTCAAGAAAATGGTGCATCTTATAGAGCTTGAGCTGGTTCATTGTGACCTTGAACGCATTCCGCATGCTATCTTCAGTCTGACCCACCTGCAGGAGCTGGACCTTAAGGAGAACAGCTTGCGCTCTGTTgaggagatcatcagtttccaGCACCTCCGGAAACTCACGTGCCTAAAGCTGTGGCACAATGCAATCACTCACATCCCTGAGCATATCAAGAAGCTGAGCAGTTTGGAGCGCCTCTATTTTAGCCACAACAAGATTGAGATTTTGCCCTCGCACCTGTTTCTGTGCAACAAGCTACGCCATCTTGACCTTTCCCACAATGACATCAGCTTCATTCCTCCAGAAGTAGGTGTTCTGCAGAGCCTTCAGTACTTCTCCCTCTCTAGCAACAAAATCGAGAACCTCCCAGATGAACTGTTCTTCTGCAAGAAGCTGAAGACCCTCAAGCTCGGGAGGAACATGCTTTCTGTGCTCTCACCAAAGATTTCCTACCTGGCTTCACTGACTTATTTGGAGTTAAAGGGCAATCATTTTGAAGTTTTGCCAGCTGAGCTTGGCTGCTGTCAAGCCTTGAAGCGCAGTGGCCTTGTGGTAGAAGACACCCTCTTTGACACTCTGCCTTCAGAAGTCAGGGATAATATGAAAGCAGAGTGA
- the lrrc8c gene encoding volume-regulated anion channel subunit LRRC8C isoform X2: protein MIPVTEFRQFSEQQPAFRVLKPWWDVFAEYLSVVMLMIGVFGCTLQVMQDKIICLPQRVSAPNQTVPSLNQTELTRDPTNSSLPPVSPVPVSYEMKGLKTNLDLQQYSFVNQLCYEKALHWYAKYFPYLVLIHTLVFMACSNFWFKFPGSSSKIEHFISILGKCFDSPWTTRALSEVSGESPEEKDHKKNSASRSNLNTSTGEGNLEKTQSLRSIPERIVVDKPTASALDKKEGEQAKALFEKVKKFRLHVEEGDLLYLMYVRQTVIKVIKFVLIVAYNSVLVSKVRITVQCEADVENMTGYKKFLCNHTMAHLFSKLCYCYLCFVIVYGLTCLYTSYWLFYRSLKEYSFEYVRQETGIDDIPDVKNDFAFMLHMIDQYDPLYSKRFAVFLSEVSENKLKQLNLNHEWTVEKLRQKLQTNASDRLELQLFMLSGLPDTVFEVIELQSLKLEIINNVTIPAAISQLEDLQELSLHQCTLKIHTGALSFLKENLKVLRVKFDDNRELPLWLYSLRNLEELHLIGSLSPDASKNITLDSLRDLKSLKTLTLKSNLTKIPQSVVDVSSHLQRLYVHNDGTKLVMLNNLKKMVHLIELELVHCDLERIPHAIFSLTHLQELDLKENSLRSVEEIISFQHLRKLTCLKLWHNAITHIPEHIKKLSSLERLYFSHNKIEILPSHLFLCNKLRHLDLSHNDISFIPPEVGVLQSLQYFSLSSNKIENLPDELFFCKKLKTLKLGRNMLSVLSPKISYLASLTYLELKGNHFEVLPAELGCCQALKRSGLVVEDTLFDTLPSEVRDNMKAE, encoded by the exons ATGATTCCGGTCACGGAATTCCGTCAGTTCTCAGAACAGCAGCCGGCGTTCCGAGTCCTAAAGCCATGGTGGGATGTCTTCGCCGAATATCTCTCTGTGGTCATGCTCATGATTGGCGTGTTTGGCTGCACGCTGCAG GTAATGCAGGACAAAATCATATGTCTTCCTCAAAGGGTGTCTGCCCCAAACCAAACGGTGCCTTCACTGAATCAGACGGAGCTCACAAGGGATCCAACCAATTCCTCTCTTCCCCCTGTCTCCCCAGTGCCTGTATCCTATGAGATGAAGGGACTCAAAACCAATTTGGATCTGCAGCAGTACAGCTTTGTAAATCAACTGTGCTATGAAAAAGCTCTGCATTGGTATGCCAAGTATTTTCCTTACCTGGTGCTCATACATACCCTTGTATTCATGGCGTGCAGTAATTTCTGGTTCAAATTCCCTGGCTCAAGCTCAAAAATTGAGCACTTCATCTCCATATTGGGCAAATGTTTTGATTCTCCATGGACTACGAGGGCTTTGTCTGAGGTGTCAGGAGAGAGTCCGGAGGAGAAAGACCACAAAAAGAACAGTGCAAGTAGATCAAACCTTAATACTTCCACTGGGGAGGGTAATCTGGAGAAGACCCAATCGCTGAGATCTATTCCTGAAAGGATCGTAGTGGACAAACCAACAGCGAGTGCACTTGACAAGAAGGAAGGAGAGCAAGCCAAAGCGCTGTTTGAGAAGGTAAAAAAGTTCCGACTTCACGTGGAGGAAGGGGATTTGTTGTATCTCATGTATGTTCGACAGACTGTAATTAAAGTGATCAAGTTTGTTCTTATAGTAGCCTACAACAGTGTTCTGGTGTCGAAGGTTAGAATTACAGTTCAGTGTGAAGCAGACGTAGAGAATATGACGGGCTACAAAAAATTTTTGTGCAATCACACCATGGCCCATCTCTTCTCCAAGCTCTGCTACTGCTATTTGTGTTTTGTAATTGTCTATGGATTAACATGCCTTTATACATCATACTGGCTTTTCTACCGTTCTCTGAAAGAGTACTCTTTTGAATACGTGCGGCAGGAGACTGGAATTGACGACATCCCGgatgtgaaaaatgattttgCTTTTATGTTGCACATGATTGACCAATATGATCCACTGTATTCCAAGAGGTTTGCAGTGTTTCTGTCTGAGGTGAGTGAAAACAAGCTAAAACAACTCAATCTGAACCATGAGTGGACAGTAGAAAAACTTCGCCAAAAGCTACAGACCAATGCCAGTGACCGACTGGAGCTTCAGCTCTTCATGCTCTCAGGGCTTCCAGATACAGTCTTCGAGGTCATTGAGCTGCAATCCTTGAAATTGgagattataaataatgtcacaaTCCCTGCAGCCATTTCCCAGCTAGAAGATCTTCAGGAGCTTTCTCTGCACCAGTGCACACTCAAAATCCACACAGGGGCCCTCTCTTTCCTGAAAGAAAACCTTAAAGTTCTGCGTGTGAAGTTTGATGACAACCGTGAGCTTCCTCTGTGGCTCTACAGTCTTCGGAACTTAGAGGAACTCCATCTAATCGGATCTCTGAGTCCAGATGCATCAAAGAACATAACCCTGGACTCTTTACGTGACCTCAAGTCCCTTAAGACCTTGACACTCAAAAGCAACCTTACGAAGATCCCCCAGTCAGTTGTGGATGTGTCCAGCCACCTGCAGCGTCTGTATGTGCACAATGACGGCACCAAGCTGGTCATGCTGAACAACCTCAAGAAAATGGTGCATCTTATAGAGCTTGAGCTGGTTCATTGTGACCTTGAACGCATTCCGCATGCTATCTTCAGTCTGACCCACCTGCAGGAGCTGGACCTTAAGGAGAACAGCTTGCGCTCTGTTgaggagatcatcagtttccaGCACCTCCGGAAACTCACGTGCCTAAAGCTGTGGCACAATGCAATCACTCACATCCCTGAGCATATCAAGAAGCTGAGCAGTTTGGAGCGCCTCTATTTTAGCCACAACAAGATTGAGATTTTGCCCTCGCACCTGTTTCTGTGCAACAAGCTACGCCATCTTGACCTTTCCCACAATGACATCAGCTTCATTCCTCCAGAAGTAGGTGTTCTGCAGAGCCTTCAGTACTTCTCCCTCTCTAGCAACAAAATCGAGAACCTCCCAGATGAACTGTTCTTCTGCAAGAAGCTGAAGACCCTCAAGCTCGGGAGGAACATGCTTTCTGTGCTCTCACCAAAGATTTCCTACCTGGCTTCACTGACTTATTTGGAGTTAAAGGGCAATCATTTTGAAGTTTTGCCAGCTGAGCTTGGCTGCTGTCAAGCCTTGAAGCGCAGTGGCCTTGTGGTAGAAGACACCCTCTTTGACACTCTGCCTTCAGAAGTCAGGGATAATATGAAAGCAGAGTGA